A single genomic interval of Sinorhizobium garamanticum harbors:
- a CDS encoding putative bifunctional diguanylate cyclase/phosphodiesterase — translation MTLDKRALLLIFPVVLAGYLLAAFSVHITQSRSIRALEHAKLSQRLEHAAAVFQTEIRRSKSFLNALLNSNALRQFVSETDKTYRATALGVRLQESVKSLSDDPMGFVSLVILTSKLETEYYFENSWDPFAEVDGAQVELARKLVKGTKLTDWTYLHDVGGRPRIVYSQFIDPITLGRPLPSNKANALLMQVAVQPDRFLEMQAALKKEYEADIVLQPWPLAVTDDLSASAPLGPALYATLTVSDAHFDSQMMRQKMLLALGAVAMSLFSIWLIVFLIRRFITGPIATLDANVMAVMVGARDEIVDHDEAGEIGRLNQNIRELHRQSVHSLELVQKSSWTDTLTGISNRAHFNTLATGVVEEAISSGEKCSLLFIDIDNFKFVNDKHGHEVGDELLKTLAARLADHVDAITRRRGQKPAIFARLSGDEFAVLVRSRPGDGTVREIAAAILALFDDGFEVSGKRYPVTASIGAAICPDDASNVAELISNADAAMYQAKSAGKNRSTRFSRALHDKRTRLRQIQEELRSLDPDEQFHLVYMPIVDTKGSVTGCEALLRWHSPILGNVTPDEFVPIAESSGLFSKIDWWVINKAMSDCGQLKALFGPDTVLAINISSAELHSRSISDYFSDCVERHRLQPGSIDIELTETFAVKVSDQLRRNIEDLRQKGFRLSIDDFGAGYTSVQQIIDYAADTIKLDRALVTNLTASQSLPVLKAVVALCHAKDMAVVGEGVDTPEKLAMLTAAGCDRFQGYLISKPLSLDDLGIWALTRTARPTAEPVEGNAEEWRTAACSTPVSV, via the coding sequence GTGACACTCGACAAGCGCGCACTCCTCCTCATCTTCCCCGTGGTGCTTGCGGGCTACCTCCTCGCTGCCTTTTCGGTTCACATCACCCAGAGCCGCTCGATCCGGGCGCTTGAGCACGCCAAACTGTCGCAAAGGCTCGAGCACGCGGCCGCAGTTTTTCAGACCGAAATCCGACGGAGCAAGAGCTTCCTCAACGCTCTGCTGAACAGCAATGCGCTGCGCCAGTTCGTATCCGAAACGGATAAGACCTATCGCGCCACCGCGCTCGGCGTGCGTCTGCAGGAGAGCGTAAAGTCGCTCTCGGACGACCCAATGGGCTTCGTGTCGCTGGTCATCCTGACCTCCAAGCTGGAAACGGAATATTACTTCGAAAACAGTTGGGACCCGTTTGCGGAAGTCGACGGGGCACAGGTCGAACTGGCCAGGAAACTCGTCAAGGGCACCAAGCTTACGGATTGGACCTATCTTCACGACGTCGGCGGACGGCCCAGAATCGTCTACTCCCAGTTCATCGATCCGATCACCCTTGGCCGCCCGCTGCCCAGCAACAAGGCGAACGCGCTTCTGATGCAGGTGGCGGTGCAGCCCGATCGGTTCCTTGAGATGCAGGCCGCGCTGAAGAAGGAATATGAGGCTGATATCGTTCTCCAGCCTTGGCCGCTCGCCGTTACCGATGACCTTTCGGCAAGCGCACCTCTCGGACCGGCGCTCTATGCGACGCTGACCGTTTCGGACGCGCATTTCGACAGCCAGATGATGCGCCAAAAGATGCTGCTTGCCCTTGGCGCAGTGGCGATGAGCCTCTTTTCGATCTGGCTGATCGTCTTCCTGATCCGGCGCTTCATTACCGGGCCGATCGCCACGCTCGACGCCAATGTCATGGCGGTCATGGTCGGAGCACGCGATGAAATCGTGGATCACGACGAGGCGGGCGAAATCGGTCGCCTAAACCAGAACATCCGCGAATTGCACCGTCAGTCGGTCCATTCGCTGGAGCTCGTGCAGAAGAGCTCCTGGACGGACACGCTTACCGGCATCAGCAATCGCGCACATTTCAACACGCTTGCTACCGGTGTCGTTGAGGAAGCCATCTCGTCCGGCGAAAAATGCAGCTTGCTGTTCATCGACATCGACAATTTCAAATTTGTAAACGACAAGCATGGCCACGAAGTCGGCGACGAGCTCCTGAAGACGCTTGCCGCCCGACTTGCAGACCATGTCGACGCCATTACGCGAAGGCGGGGACAGAAACCAGCGATCTTCGCCCGCCTGTCCGGCGACGAATTTGCCGTGCTGGTGCGCTCAAGACCGGGTGACGGCACCGTCCGCGAAATCGCGGCAGCAATTCTCGCGCTGTTCGACGACGGCTTCGAAGTGTCCGGCAAGCGCTATCCGGTGACGGCGAGCATCGGCGCGGCGATCTGTCCGGACGACGCAAGCAATGTCGCCGAACTGATCTCCAATGCCGATGCCGCCATGTATCAGGCCAAGAGCGCCGGCAAGAACCGCTCCACCCGTTTCTCCCGCGCGCTCCATGACAAACGCACGCGGTTGCGCCAGATACAGGAGGAACTGCGCTCTCTCGATCCGGACGAGCAGTTTCACCTGGTCTACATGCCGATCGTCGACACGAAAGGCAGCGTCACTGGCTGCGAGGCCCTGCTGCGCTGGCACTCCCCCATTCTCGGCAACGTTACTCCGGACGAATTCGTGCCGATTGCGGAAAGCTCCGGCCTGTTTTCCAAAATCGACTGGTGGGTCATCAACAAGGCGATGTCCGATTGCGGTCAGTTGAAAGCGCTTTTCGGACCCGACACCGTGCTGGCGATCAACATTTCCTCCGCTGAGCTGCACTCGCGCTCGATCAGTGACTATTTTTCCGATTGTGTCGAACGCCATAGACTTCAGCCGGGATCGATCGATATCGAACTGACGGAGACCTTCGCGGTCAAAGTGAGCGATCAGTTACGCCGGAACATCGAGGACCTGCGCCAAAAGGGCTTCCGACTATCGATCGATGATTTTGGCGCCGGCTACACTTCGGTTCAGCAAATCATCGACTATGCCGCGGACACGATCAAACTCGACAGAGCGCTCGTCACCAACCTGACCGCGTCACAGTCCCTGCCGGTCCTCAAGGCCGTCGTCGCCCTCTGCCATGCGAAGGATATGGCCGTGGTCGGCGAAGGCGTGGATACGCCGGAAAAGCTTGCGATGCTGACCGCAGCCGGCTGCGACCGGTTCCAGGGCTATCTGATCAGCAAGCCGCTTTCGCTGGACGATCTCGGAATCTGGGCACTGACCCGAACGGCGCGACCCACGGCCGAACCGGTTGAAGGAAATGCCGAGGAATGGCGGACGGCCGCCTGCTCGACCCCGGTGTCCGTTTGA
- a CDS encoding polyamine ABC transporter substrate-binding protein translates to MRGRAVFSVFLATLAYASAARAETLNLLIWESYIDQEIVDRWTAKTGVTIHQVNYDSGDARDEILADPGSNIDIVVIGENGAALFGRKGVLEPLTEGNVPSLKDYAPEWRKRCAGHGLPYFWGTMGILYRSDVVTERPTSWQDLMRPAPALKKHIAMFDDHNEAFVAPLMLLGASINANDNETLKAAFDLMKEQAPSVLTYDYVVTSIQNPAIGGNIYMALGYSGDQHVLNDKVGVPGLWRYSVPNEGTLSWLDCMAATAGSPNKRRALEFLDFIGSAESAAANAVALTMPTASSAALNLLPAMMRSDPAVYPPPEILAKSQLQQELSIQSVQARRRIISTLANFQ, encoded by the coding sequence ATGAGAGGGCGCGCGGTCTTTTCCGTCTTCCTGGCGACGCTGGCATACGCGTCCGCTGCCCGCGCTGAAACGCTCAACCTGCTCATCTGGGAATCCTACATCGACCAGGAAATCGTCGACCGCTGGACAGCGAAGACGGGCGTCACGATCCATCAGGTCAACTATGACAGCGGCGATGCCCGCGACGAGATCCTGGCGGATCCGGGCAGCAACATAGATATCGTCGTCATCGGAGAAAACGGTGCGGCGCTTTTCGGCAGGAAGGGTGTTCTCGAACCGCTCACCGAGGGCAATGTTCCCTCACTCAAGGACTATGCACCCGAATGGCGCAAGCGCTGCGCCGGACACGGGCTGCCGTATTTTTGGGGCACAATGGGCATTCTCTACCGCTCGGACGTGGTGACGGAGCGCCCAACATCCTGGCAGGATCTCATGCGCCCGGCGCCGGCGCTGAAGAAGCATATCGCCATGTTCGACGACCACAACGAAGCGTTCGTGGCGCCGTTGATGCTGCTCGGCGCTTCCATCAATGCCAATGACAACGAGACGCTGAAGGCCGCCTTCGACCTCATGAAGGAACAGGCACCGTCCGTGCTGACCTACGATTATGTGGTCACCTCCATCCAGAACCCGGCGATCGGAGGAAACATTTACATGGCACTCGGCTACAGCGGTGACCAGCATGTGCTCAACGACAAGGTTGGCGTCCCCGGTCTCTGGCGCTATTCGGTCCCGAACGAAGGCACGCTTTCCTGGCTCGATTGCATGGCCGCGACAGCGGGGTCGCCGAACAAGCGGCGGGCGCTGGAATTTCTCGATTTCATCGGTTCGGCGGAAAGTGCTGCCGCAAACGCGGTGGCATTGACCATGCCGACAGCAAGCAGCGCGGCGCTCAACCTCCTGCCCGCAATGATGCGCTCCGACCCGGCGGTCTATCCGCCTCCGGAAATACTGGCGAAGAGCCAGCTTCAGCAAGAACTCTCCATCCAGTCGGTGCAAGCACGCCGACGCATCATCAGTACGTTGGCGAATTTCCAGTGA
- the purD gene encoding phosphoribosylamine--glycine ligase: protein MKVLLIGSGGREHALAWKIAQSPKLTALYAAPGNPGIAEEATIVTLDVDNQQAVVDFCRRTAIDFVVVGPEAPLVAGLADTLRAAGIPVFGPSAAAAQLEGSKGFTKDLCAKYGIPTGAYKRFTEAEAARAYVREQGAPIVIKADGLAAGKGVTVAMTLDEALSAVDECFAGAFGSAGAEVVVEAYLDGEEASFFCLCDGKNALPLASAQDHKRVGDGDTGPNTGGMGAYSPAPVMTAEMVERTMTEIIEPTMRGMAESGYPFTGVFFAGLMITKKGPELIEYNVRFGDPECQVLMMRMKSDLLPLLYAAATGTLGEMSVEWRDEAALTVVMASRGYPGAYEKNTPITALPGESATTKVFHAGTAMKDDQLVATGGRVLNVTAMGESVSKAKDAAYTALRGVSWENGFYRRDIGWRAVARETA, encoded by the coding sequence ATGAAGGTTCTTCTGATCGGATCGGGCGGACGCGAACATGCGCTCGCGTGGAAAATCGCACAATCGCCGAAACTGACCGCGCTTTATGCCGCACCGGGAAATCCCGGTATCGCAGAAGAAGCGACGATCGTCACCCTTGATGTCGACAACCAACAGGCTGTGGTCGATTTCTGCCGGCGGACGGCGATCGATTTCGTCGTCGTCGGCCCCGAGGCGCCACTCGTCGCGGGACTCGCGGACACGCTTCGCGCTGCAGGCATTCCGGTCTTCGGTCCGTCTGCTGCCGCTGCCCAACTCGAAGGCTCCAAGGGCTTCACCAAGGATCTCTGCGCAAAATACGGCATTCCGACCGGCGCCTACAAACGGTTCACCGAAGCGGAAGCGGCCAGGGCCTATGTGCGGGAGCAAGGTGCTCCGATCGTGATCAAGGCCGACGGGCTCGCCGCCGGCAAGGGTGTGACCGTCGCGATGACGCTTGACGAGGCTCTCTCCGCCGTCGACGAGTGCTTTGCCGGCGCCTTCGGGTCTGCCGGTGCGGAAGTTGTCGTCGAGGCCTATCTCGACGGCGAGGAAGCGAGCTTCTTCTGTCTCTGCGACGGCAAGAACGCTTTGCCGCTCGCCTCGGCACAGGACCACAAGCGCGTCGGCGATGGTGACACGGGGCCCAACACCGGCGGCATGGGCGCCTATTCGCCGGCGCCGGTAATGACGGCCGAAATGGTCGAGCGCACGATGACGGAGATTATCGAGCCGACGATGCGCGGCATGGCCGAAAGCGGCTATCCCTTCACCGGCGTCTTTTTCGCCGGGCTGATGATCACCAAAAAGGGCCCGGAACTCATCGAATACAATGTCCGCTTCGGGGACCCCGAGTGCCAGGTGCTGATGATGCGCATGAAGAGCGATCTGTTGCCGCTGCTCTACGCGGCTGCGACCGGAACGCTTGGCGAAATGAGCGTCGAATGGCGCGACGAGGCGGCGCTGACAGTCGTCATGGCCTCGCGGGGATATCCGGGCGCCTACGAAAAGAACACGCCGATCACTGCCCTGCCCGGCGAATCCGCAACGACCAAGGTGTTTCATGCCGGCACGGCGATGAAGGACGATCAGTTGGTCGCGACCGGCGGCCGCGTACTCAATGTCACGGCGATGGGCGAAAGCGTCAGCAAGGCCAAGGATGCTGCCTATACCGCCCTGCGCGGCGTCTCATGGGAAAACGGATTCTATCGTCGCGACATCGGCTGGCGCGCCGTCGCGCGGGAGACCGCCTGA